The Chitinophaga pinensis DSM 2588 region ACATCCCGAAACACTCTCCTTTTTCTTTACCTAAATGTTTATGATGCATCTTATGCGCACGTCTCAGCGCACGCAGATAAATATTATCTGATTGTCTCAACCAACGGAAACGCTGATGTACAAAAACGTCATGCACCAGAAAATAGGTAGCGCCATATAAAGTGATGCCGGTGGCGATCGCGATCAGATATGGTAAATGCTGTAATGTACCAAACAGAAACAACAGCATTCCGGGTAAGGCAAATATCACAAAGAAGAAATCATTCTTCTCAAAGAACTGTCCCTCTTCTTTACGATGATGATCTTTATGCAAAGACCACAAAAATCCATGCATAATATATTTATGCGTGAACCACGCTACCATTTCCATAAAAACAAATGCACCAAGCCCCGCCAGTATATAAGATAGTAATAGCATAATCCTTTTCTGTATAGTAGATTAACAATGATCTTTACCTGACCTGTAACAACATCGTCTGCAACATAATACCAATCTTATGGCTGTTGGCAACACGAATCCTTTCCGTCATAATTTTCTGTGGAGGGAGGTTTCTGATCTTATTGAACAAGACCCTGTAATAGGCATATGCCAGATATACACCCTTCCGGGAAGACATCGGTAATGCCTTTATCCCCTCAAGCGCTTCATTGAAATCACACTCAATTTCAGCTTCGATCGCAGCCTTATCCTGACAGGAAAAATTGTTAAGGTTAATCTGCGGGAAGTAATGTCTGCCTAGTTCCTGGCTATCTGTTCTTACATCCCGCAGAAAATTAACCTTCTGAAACGCAGCGCCCAACTTCATTGCCGGATACTTCAACTGTTCATACGACGCATGGTTTCCGTCTGTAAAAACCTTCAGACACATGAGTCCAACTACTTCAGCCGAGCCAAGAATATATTTTTCGTAAATACTTCTTGTGTAAAAATGCTGATGCAGGTCCATTTCCATACTATCAAGAAATGTATCTATCAATTCCTGCTCTATATGATATTGATGAACGACCTGCTGAAAACTGTTTAAAATAGGATTCAGACTGATCCTGTCTTCTATGGCCCTGTAAGTCTGCTCCCTGAAGTCTTTAAGCAAAGCGGCCTTAGGATATTCATGAAAAGAATCTACTATTTCATCGGCAAAACGCACGAAGCCATAAATGCCATATATAGGCGCATGATATTTACCGGCAAGCAATCGTATCCCAAGAGAAAAGGAGGTACTGTAAGCTTTTGTTGTAAGCTTACTGCAAGCGGCACTAACCCTGTCAAATAACGCTTTCATAACGAGATACTTTTTGTTTTGAGATATATTCCGCCACCACCTGTCCGGAAATAATTGCCGGTGGCACACCTGGTCCCGGCACTGTCAGCTGACCGGTAAAAAATAAATTGGTAATCTTCTTATGTCTGATAGATGGCTTCAGAAAAGCGGTCTGCCCCAATGTATTGGCAAGACCATACGCATTCCCTTTAAATGCGCTGTAATCAGCGATAAAATCTGTACATGCATAACTGCGGGAATAGACAATCTGCTGCGTTATATCTTCTCCGCAGAATGCTTCCGTTTTCCTGAGTACTAATTGCAGGTACTGATCTCTTATGTCCGGTGTATCCAGCAGACCAGGAGCCGTAGGAATGAGAAAAAACAAGTTCTCCATACCCGGGGGTGCTACAGTAGCATCTGTTTTTGAAGGACAGCAAAGATAGAAAAGCGGTTTCTGCGGCCATTCAGGAGCATTATAAATGGCTTCCGCGTGTTGCCGGAAATCATCTTCAAAGAAAAGATTATGATGCTGCAGTCGTGCAATCTTCCTGCGCACGCCGACGTAGTAGATAAGACAGGATGGCGCCATTACGCGCTTCTCCCAGTACTGAGCACTATAATTGGCTTTTCCGGATGGCAACAACTGACGGTCTGTATGATGATAATCTGCTCCCGACACGATGACATCGGCAGTCAGTTTTCCCCTGTTGGTCCCTACACCCGTTATACGACTCCCCTGCACATCCATTCCCTCCACAGTAGTATTCAGCATAATACGTACACCTGATTCCTCTGCCAGTCTGGTAAAAGCACTGACCAGCATATGCATCCCGCCTTCCGGATACCAGGTACCCAGCTTCATATCAGCATAGTTCATCATGCTGTACATGGCAGGAATCCGTTCAGGAGTAGCGCCGAGGAACAAAACAGGGAACTCAATGATTTTCAACAACCGTTCATCTTTGAAATATTTCCGGGCATGATGACTGAAAGACTGTAACATATCCATCTTCAGAAAAGAACGCATCACTTCTCCGTTACACAATTCAAGCACATGCAATCCTGGCTTCCTGACGTAGGCCGACATTGCTGTGTTATACTTATACTCCGCTTCCTCCAGGAACTTCTCAAGACGGGAACCTGCACCAGGCTCAATCCCTTCAAATACGGCCTGTAATGCGGCAAATGAAGACGGCAGACTGACCTGCTCTCCCTTCCCGAAAATAACCTGGTAAGAAGGGTCCAGCCGCTGCAGGGTCACATAATCATCAATCGAACGTCCATGCTGCCGGAAGAAATCCGCTGCCACTTCTGGCATCCAATACCAGCTGGGCCCCATATCAAACCTGAATCCCGCTGCCTCAAACATCCTTGCCCGCCCGCCAGTCTGATCATGCCGCTCAACCAATGTCACGGTATAGCCCTCTTTCGCCAGACTAATAGCTGCCGAGAGTCCTGATAAACCTCCACCTATGACAATCGCGGTACTGGCCATATTTTGTTTAACTATTTTATTAAATTCTTAAACAAATGTATTGTTTAAGTTTTGAAATAAAAAATTAAACAAAATATATAGTCAGCTGTTTTCATTTGGCCGAATTGCAGAACCTGGAAGCTCATGTACATAGCTTTTACGAGGGTTTTCAGGTTGAAAATCAGTAAAATTGGAAACAGCAAGTCGCATATCGCTGTTGAAGATGCAGGAGAAAAGGAGTGCTTTTTGTTTAAGCCCACAACATATTATTATTACATTGCGCTCTGAAAACAGGTGGTTATGGCAACTGAGAACTATTCAATAAAGGATCTGGAAAAACTGTCCGGGATCAAAGCGCATACGCTGCGGATCTGGGAGAAACGCTATGGTATCATTAAACCAGGTAGAACGGATACCAATATCCGGTATTATGGCAATGAGGAACTTAAAAAGATCCTGAATATCAGTCTGCTGAATCAGCACGGGTATAAGATATCCGCTATCAGCGAAATGAATGACGAGGAGATTGCGGAGAAAGCTTCTTCCGTTGGATTATTCAGTCAAAACGGCTCCACTGACGAAAACCTGCTGCTCAGTCTCATAGACATGGATGAACAGCTGTTCAATATCACCTTTTCCGGACTGATGATGAAAAGAGGTTTCGAAGACACCATCATTTCCTCGATTTTCCCTTTCTTCCACCGGATCGGCATTATGTGGCAGGCCGGTACGATCAATCCGGCACAGGAACACTTCTTTTCGAATCTTATCAGGAGTAAGATCATCATGGCCACAGAAGCACTCAATAAACATCCCGAAACCAATGCAGACGTGGCGCTCTTATTCCTCCCTGAAGGAGAATTGCATGAAATAGGATTATTGTTTTATAACTATGCATTAAGGGCAAGGGGCTACCGTACCATTTATCTGGGGCAGTCCGTCCCTCATGACAGCCTTTACCGGGTGATCACGATATGCAAACCCAACCTGATTGTTACAGGCATGACCAACCCTATTACCTCCAAAGATTTCATGGCGTTCTCTCAGCAGCTTTGCGAATTCGCACCAGGTCTGAATATCTACTTTACAGGACCTATCCCTGCCGGTGTCCGGGACATACTCCCTTCAAATGCACGCTCAGTAAAGGACCTGCTCTCTCTGATGCAGATCACACAAAAAGCCTGAGGCCCCTCCCATTTTAATACGCATCAAAAAAGGACCACTGCCTGCAAGACAATGGCAGTAGCAACATATCCCAACCTGTAACGGTGATCCTTCAGATAATTCTGTCTGAGGTGGATGAAATCTCAGGAAGCCGTCAGAATGAGCTTTCCGATATGCTCGCTGCTCTCCATGACCCGGTGCGCAGCTGCCGCTTCTTCAAATGGGAAAAGACTGTAAATGACCGGTTTAAATTGTCCGGTATTAAGCAGCGGCCATACATGTTCCAAAATATCTTCAGTGAGGGCTTTTTTATAAGCATATTCCCGGCCTCTCAAAGTACTGCCGGTGATTGACAGGCGTTTACGCATAACAAGACTCAGATCCAGTTCCGTGCGGTTACCGCCCATCGTGTTGATGTACACTAAGCGGCCTTCTTCCCGTAGTATACGGAGGTTTTTAGGCAGGTATTCCCCTCCGACCATATCAAGTATTACATCCACCTTTTCATCGGCTAATTCCTGCTCAAAATCACTGCTTTTATAGTTGATAAAGCGGTCGGCCCCCAGTTCGGTACAGGCGACGCCCTTCGCTTCCGATCCCACGGTAACGATTACCCGGCTTCCCAGGGCATGTGCCAGCTGAATAGCCGTTACGCCGATACCACTGGAACCACCGTGTATCAGGAAGGTTTCTCCCCGCTGCAAACGGCCTCTCTGGAACACATTCGACCATACCGTATAAATGGCTTCCGGCAAGGCGGCTGCTTCCGTAAAACTATAACCCTCCGGTACCGGCAGACATTGTCCTTCCAGGACGGCTACTTTTTCCGCATAACCGCCACCGGCCAGCAATGCACAGACCCGATCCCCTGCTTTCCATCGGGTAACGCCCTCCCCGCAGCTGATAACGACACCTGCTACTTCCAGTCCGGGAATATCAACCGTCACACCCGGAGGAGGCGGATATTTACCCTGTCGCTGTGCTACATCTGCACGGTTAATACCGGCTGCTTTTACTTCAATCAGCACTTCTTCTCTTCCGGGTACCGGATCCGCATAATCTTTCCATTGCAAAACTTCCGGGCCACCTGCCTGTGTAATGACTGCTGCTTTCATATCCTTAGTAATGGGTTTATATAATGCTTAATGGGTTATTCTACATATGCCGCCAGCTTCTCCAGTGAAGAGGCGGTACCTGCTTCATTGTCTTCCGGACGGATGCCCGGAGGAATATCACGGAAGGAAAAGCTGACCTTCGTGTCCTCTCCCAGTGCTTCCAATGTAACCTCCATGATCATCTCACCTTCAAAGGCAGGGTTATCCGTATCAAAACGAACCGCCTGTATGATCTGATGCGGTGGATCCAGCTTTACAAAACGTGCACTGAAACGGTCTTCTTTTCCTTTCGTCTTTCCTTTGGAAACTTCGTCCGTTTCCGCATAGAAAAGCGACATGGTATAACCGCCTCCCTCTCTGCCATCAAAGTCGTGGACCTTCGCTGTCATATCGTCCGGCGCCTGCCAGCTGGCCAGTGCCTGCGGATCGGTTAACGCCTGATAGATTTTTTCCACAGATGCCCTGATGACCCTGCTGTTATGAGAAGTGTTTTTCATCAGCTTTTATTTAAAGGCGCCTTCCTTGTCCTTAAAAGACCATTCCGCCATCGCATGAATAACCGGTAGCAAACCTTCACCGGCTTTCGTCAGCCGGTAAGTCACATAAGGCGGTACACCGGTTTTGATTCCCTGATCAGCAGATTGTCTGCCTCCAGCTGTTTGAGATGCTCGATCAGCATCTTTCCGTAATGGCAGGTATCGCACGTTTCAGTTCACTGTACCGTTTGTGCCCGGTAGAAAGTTGCCAGAGAATGATTGGTTTCCAGTAACTACCGATCTTTTCCATCAGATGCGTTACCGGACACTGATCCAGCGCAAACTGTTTATTCTCCTGAATTGTAGAAGATGTTTTTACCATTCCCATGATACATACTTTGGAGTAAGTACTTGTCAAAAAGTAAGTACAAAAATACCTTTGTTTCAGCAAAAACAAAAGCACACATGAAAACTACAATTTCAGGTTCCCTCGGGGAACATCGGCAAATATCTGACACAAAAACTGGTAGCAACTGGTCATGAATTAACAGTTATCAGCAGCAGCGCAGACAGAAAAGCAGCCATCGAAGCATTAGGCGCCGCTATTGGCGCTGTAAGCGACGCTACATTTCTGAAAAATATCCTGACAGGCACTGATGCACTCTTCGCAATGACGCCTACTAAAATGGGTGGCAGCAACGTCATCCAAAATACCATAGATGCCGGTAAAGCCTTCGCCGAAGCTATCAGCGCAACACACGTGCCACGTGTCGTCATGCTCAGCAGCATTGGTGCAGATCATGCCACCGGCAATGGCCCTGTCGCCGGCTTATTATATATTGAAGAAATATACAGACAACCGGAAGGTAAACACCTCCGTTACATTCCTCCGTGCAGGTCTTTTCTATACCAACTTTTACAATGATGTGCCACTGATCAAAGGCATGGGTTATTATCGGCGGCAACTATCCTGACTCCCCAGACCTGCCTTTCATACACCCTGCCGATATCGCGGTTGTCGCAGCAGAAGAATTAGTACATCATCCTGCTGGTAAAAATATACGTTATGTTATCAGCGACATCTGCACGCCGGCGGACTTCTCCAAAGTACCGGGCGCTGCTATCGGCAGGCCGGAACTGCCATGGGTGGAGTTCACACAGGGAATCAGGAAAAGTGCTTACTTTTGCCGGAAGTCATTCAGGCACTTTCCCCCTCTTCTATGGACAGCATACCTATCAGACATATTCATACGACGCCGCAGCAACAGGAAAGCTCCTATCGCTTCAGCATCCGGAATGTACAGAACTTACTGGCCGGCGAAGACATGCACGAGTCATTACACCGGCATGACTTCTTTTACCTGCTTATCCTGAAAAAAGGTAGTGGTCAGCATCACATCGACTTTAAATCCTACACTATTGAAGGGCATTCCCTTTTCCTGGTACGTCCGGGACAGGTACATGAACTCACTTTACACGCCGACTGCAGCGGCTACCTGCTGCAGTTCAGTGAAGGTTTCTATACTGCCCAAGACCAGCAGAACAGACGCCTCCTCCGCAAAGCCGGCAGCATCAATCACTATACCTTCGATGCCCGCAGATTTCAGAAAATAACAGGCATCCTGCAATATATCTCCGATGAATACACGCTGCAGGAAGAACGTTACCAGGAAGCGATAAAAGCAAATCTTTCATTTCTCTTTATCGAACTGCTGAGAGATCAGCGCCATACCGCCTCCACCAAGGAACCGCGCTATTTTCAGGAGCGCCTGGATACCTTCCTCGAACTCGTAGAAACACACTTCGTCGAATACAAACAGGTATCCCAATACGCTGCCATGAT contains the following coding sequences:
- a CDS encoding phytoene/squalene synthase family protein, translating into MKALFDRVSAACSKLTTKAYSTSFSLGIRLLAGKYHAPIYGIYGFVRFADEIVDSFHEYPKAALLKDFREQTYRAIEDRISLNPILNSFQQVVHQYHIEQELIDTFLDSMEMDLHQHFYTRSIYEKYILGSAEVVGLMCLKVFTDGNHASYEQLKYPAMKLGAAFQKVNFLRDVRTDSQELGRHYFPQINLNNFSCQDKAAIEAEIECDFNEALEGIKALPMSSRKGVYLAYAYYRVLFNKIRNLPPQKIMTERIRVANSHKIGIMLQTMLLQVR
- a CDS encoding SRPBCC family protein; its protein translation is MKNTSHNSRVIRASVEKIYQALTDPQALASWQAPDDMTAKVHDFDGREGGGYTMSLFYAETDEVSKGKTKGKEDRFSARFVKLDPPHQIIQAVRFDTDNPAFEGEMIMEVTLEALGEDTKVSFSFRDIPPGIRPEDNEAGTASSLEKLAAYVE
- a CDS encoding NAD(P)H-quinone oxidoreductase, translating into MKAAVITQAGGPEVLQWKDYADPVPGREEVLIEVKAAGINRADVAQRQGKYPPPPGVTVDIPGLEVAGVVISCGEGVTRWKAGDRVCALLAGGGYAEKVAVLEGQCLPVPEGYSFTEAAALPEAIYTVWSNVFQRGRLQRGETFLIHGGSSGIGVTAIQLAHALGSRVIVTVGSEAKGVACTELGADRFINYKSSDFEQELADEKVDVILDMVGGEYLPKNLRILREEGRLVYINTMGGNRTELDLSLVMRKRLSITGSTLRGREYAYKKALTEDILEHVWPLLNTGQFKPVIYSLFPFEEAAAAHRVMESSEHIGKLILTAS
- a CDS encoding MerR family transcriptional regulator; protein product: MATENYSIKDLEKLSGIKAHTLRIWEKRYGIIKPGRTDTNIRYYGNEELKKILNISLLNQHGYKISAISEMNDEEIAEKASSVGLFSQNGSTDENLLLSLIDMDEQLFNITFSGLMMKRGFEDTIISSIFPFFHRIGIMWQAGTINPAQEHFFSNLIRSKIIMATEALNKHPETNADVALLFLPEGELHEIGLLFYNYALRARGYRTIYLGQSVPHDSLYRVITICKPNLIVTGMTNPITSKDFMAFSQQLCEFAPGLNIYFTGPIPAGVRDILPSNARSVKDLLSLMQITQKA
- a CDS encoding winged helix-turn-helix transcriptional regulator, producing the protein MGMVKTSSTIQENKQFALDQCPVTHLMEKIGSYWKPIILWQLSTGHKRYSELKRAIPAITERC
- a CDS encoding winged helix-turn-helix transcriptional regulator → MRYLPLRKDADRASQTAGGRQSADQGIKTGVPPYVTYRLTKAGEGLLPVIHAMAEWSFKDKEGAFK
- a CDS encoding helix-turn-helix domain-containing protein; the encoded protein is MPEVIQALSPSSMDSIPIRHIHTTPQQQESSYRFSIRNVQNLLAGEDMHESLHRHDFFYLLILKKGSGQHHIDFKSYTIEGHSLFLVRPGQVHELTLHADCSGYLLQFSEGFYTAQDQQNRRLLRKAGSINHYTFDARRFQKITGILQYISDEYTLQEERYQEAIKANLSFLFIELLRDQRHTASTKEPRYFQERLDTFLELVETHFVEYKQVSQYAAMMHLTTYQLNAITKQTLDKTCSEVINDYIILEARRQLRATTEQINNIAFRLGYEDVSYFIRFFKKHTAYTPDAFRQNCR
- a CDS encoding sterol desaturase family protein; amino-acid sequence: MLLLSYILAGLGAFVFMEMVAWFTHKYIMHGFLWSLHKDHHRKEEGQFFEKNDFFFVIFALPGMLLFLFGTLQHLPYLIAIATGITLYGATYFLVHDVFVHQRFRWLRQSDNIYLRALRRAHKMHHKHLGKEKGECFGMLFFPVRFLRDAFNKEKSYS
- a CDS encoding phytoene desaturase family protein, with product MASTAIVIGGGLSGLSAAISLAKEGYTVTLVERHDQTGGRARMFEAAGFRFDMGPSWYWMPEVAADFFRQHGRSIDDYVTLQRLDPSYQVIFGKGEQVSLPSSFAALQAVFEGIEPGAGSRLEKFLEEAEYKYNTAMSAYVRKPGLHVLELCNGEVMRSFLKMDMLQSFSHHARKYFKDERLLKIIEFPVLFLGATPERIPAMYSMMNYADMKLGTWYPEGGMHMLVSAFTRLAEESGVRIMLNTTVEGMDVQGSRITGVGTNRGKLTADVIVSGADYHHTDRQLLPSGKANYSAQYWEKRVMAPSCLIYYVGVRRKIARLQHHNLFFEDDFRQHAEAIYNAPEWPQKPLFYLCCPSKTDATVAPPGMENLFFLIPTAPGLLDTPDIRDQYLQLVLRKTEAFCGEDITQQIVYSRSYACTDFIADYSAFKGNAYGLANTLGQTAFLKPSIRHKKITNLFFTGQLTVPGPGVPPAIISGQVVAEYISKQKVSRYESVI